In bacterium, the following proteins share a genomic window:
- a CDS encoding integration host factor subunit beta gives MTKAELVDLITGNTGLNRRDTVTVVNLIMENIGSALAAGDKVELRGFGSFKVKSRRSRLARNPRTGDAVDVPAKRVPYFKASNELKDRLNGTEGSTDTE, from the coding sequence ATGACGAAAGCTGAACTGGTCGACCTCATCACCGGGAATACCGGGTTGAATCGGCGGGATACCGTCACGGTCGTCAATCTCATCATGGAGAATATCGGCAGTGCGCTGGCCGCCGGCGACAAGGTCGAGCTGCGCGGTTTCGGCAGCTTCAAGGTCAAGAGCCGGCGCTCGCGCCTGGCGCGCAATCCGCGGACAGGTGACGCCGTGGACGTGCCGGCCAAGCGGGTTCCCTATTTCAAGGCCTCCAATGAGCTGAAGGACCGCCTGAACGGGACCGAAGGGTCGACCGACACCGAGTAG
- a CDS encoding PilZ domain-containing protein: MTGNSPERRRAQRVSANLKLEVKVPGADARTATLQTINISSSGVYFRSDHFVPPMTRLAMEIEVSVPADDGGEHGTALVPCDGLVVRVTPETEVPDCADYEVAVFFTGITPEGMANLERHIALLIDDPD, from the coding sequence ATGACCGGAAACTCGCCGGAGCGACGCCGGGCCCAGCGCGTCAGCGCCAACCTCAAGCTCGAAGTCAAGGTACCGGGCGCCGATGCTCGGACGGCCACGCTGCAGACGATCAACATCAGTTCGTCGGGCGTGTATTTCCGTTCCGACCACTTTGTGCCGCCGATGACCCGCCTGGCCATGGAGATCGAGGTCAGTGTCCCCGCCGACGACGGCGGGGAGCACGGCACCGCCCTGGTGCCTTGCGACGGACTCGTGGTCCGCGTGACCCCGGAGACCGAGGTCCCCGACTGTGCCGACTACGAGGTAGCCGTGTTCTTCACGGGCATCACCCCGGAAGGCATGGCCAACCTCGAGCGCCATATCGCCCTGCTCATCGACGATCCGGACTGA